The following are encoded together in the Bacillota bacterium genome:
- a CDS encoding DNA-binding protein → MEYITAKEAAEKWGISQRRVQVLCEQGRVDGAKRLGWVWAIPKDAPKPADARFKREDREETRINAKED, encoded by the coding sequence ATGGAATATATTACTGCGAAAGAAGCTGCTGAAAAATGGGGCATATCCCAACGGCGGGTACAGGTTCTGTGTGAACAGGGCAGAGTTGATGGAGCCAAGCGCCTTGGCTGGGTCTGGGCAATTCCTAAAGATGCCCCAAAACCAGCAGATGCAAGGTTTAAAAGAGAAGATAGAGAAGAAACCAGGATTAATGCAAAAGAAGATTGA